A stretch of Oncorhynchus mykiss isolate Arlee chromosome 12, USDA_OmykA_1.1, whole genome shotgun sequence DNA encodes these proteins:
- the zmp:0000001301 gene encoding tip elongation aberrant protein 1 isoform X3 — MALASGHWVAKETKGKPPSPRHSHALAVAGNIAFLFGGVSTISHEEEQPVYLNDFYMLTVSATHITWEVMPQNGVVPSAREGHTLCVVKGKLYLFGGVDSPQAGECLPGVYCFDIVSLTWERLATGGVSLRTIRHSSVSVGDNIYVYGGLLDGVPTDDLMVFNTVSLNWTPVKTTGTLPSARYNHTFAVVSEQVFMFGGCAEDGCYYKDVHVLNTETLVWQRYGVKGESPLACAGQTLTAHHDKDIYLFGGKCTSQDGTVTSTNEIHKLSIAKMKWKVPLYVGIPPARRHDHTAFILHSHVCIYVFGGKNEEQEFNDLKVMKLINPSERQPVMKQILSEFGLQGVSHGFVPTKVPNVKYELSESPSLFSVRTDAAASAQVTAQRDFSAVRDEAMDMIHKAFSMLDGEFQKLDRERSELAQSAAALQYKRESHQAHHQQQEEELQEMLERHRAQNETWLRARAEENDKERKGLCKLREEIVHEQGRLEEEQGNIQKRSEHLLSIMQQFKGM, encoded by the exons ATGGCCTTAGCAAGTGGACACTGGGTTGCCAAGGAAACGAAAGGTAAACCGCCAAGCCccag GCACAGCCATGCGCTAGCTGTGGCTGGGAATATAGCTTTCCTGTTTGGAGGGGTGTCCACCATATCCCATGAG GAGGAGCAGCCAGTATATTTGAATGACTTCTACATGCTCACAG TTTCAGCCACTCACATCACATGGGAGGTGATGCCACAGAATGGGGTTGTACCCTCAGCAAGAGAAGGACACACACTTTG TGTGGTTAAAGGCAAGCTCTACCTGTTTGGAGGAGTGGACAGTCCGCAGGCTGGAGAATGTCTTCCTGGAGTCTACTGCTTTGACATAG TGTCATTGACGTGGGAGCGGCTTGCCACAGGGGGTGTGTCTCTTAGAACCATCAGACACAGTTCCGTCTCCGTGGGAGACAACATTTATGTCTACGGTGGGCTCCTAGATGGTGTCCCCACTGATGACCTCATGGTGTTCAACACAG TCTCTCTGAACTGGACCCCAGTCAAGACCACTGGCACTCTGCCATCTGCAAG ATACAACCACACGTTTGCTGTAGTCAGTGAGCAGGTGTTCATGTTTGGGGGATGTGCTGAGGATGGCTGCTACTACAAAGACGTTCATGTTCTCAACACGG AAACCCTGGTGTGGCAGAGGTATGGTGTGAAGGGGGAGTCGCCCCTGGCCTGTGCAGGTCAGACCCTCACAGCACATCATGACAAG GATATTTACTTGTTTGGTGGAAAATGCACCAGTCAGGATGGAACTGTCACATCAACCAATGAAATTCATAAATTAAGCATTG CTAAGATGAAATGGAAGGTGCCTCTCTATGTGGGGATTCCTCCGGCCCGCCGTCATGACCATACAGCCTTCATCCTTCAcagccatgtgtgt ATATATGTATTTGGCGGCAAAAATGAAGAACAAGAATTCAATGACCTGAAGGTGATGAAATTGATTaacccatccgaaagacagccaG TGATGAAGCAGATTCTATCTGAGTTTGGGCTTCAGGGAGTCAGCCATGG CTTCGTGCCGACAAAGGTCCCCAATGTCAAGTATGAGCTGAGTGAGTCTCCATCTCTTTTTTCTGTGAGGACGGATGCAGCTGCCTCTGCACAG GTTACAGCCCAAAGAGACTTCAGTGCCGTCCGAGATGAGGCGATGGATATGATCCATAAAGCTTTCTCCATGCTTGATGGAGAGTTTCAGAAGCTTGACAG AGAAAGGTCAGAGCTTGCTCAGTCTGCAGCTGCTCTTCAGTACAAGAGAGAATCTCACCAAGCCCACCATCAGCAACAGGAGGAG GAACTACAGGAAATGCTTGAGCGACACAGAGCCCAGAATGAGACCTGGCTACGTGCACGGGCAGAGGAGAATGACAAGGAAAGGAAGGGGCTGTGTAAACTCAGG GAGGAGATTGTGCACGAGCAGGGGAGACTGGAAGAGGAGCAGGGAAACATCCAGAAACGCAGCGAACATCTCCTATCCATCATGCAACAGTTTAAAGGCATGTAA
- the zmp:0000001301 gene encoding tip elongation aberrant protein 1 isoform X1, translating into MPVSVDRMALASGHWVAKETKGKPPSPRHSHALAVAGNIAFLFGGVSTISHEEEQPVYLNDFYMLTVSATHITWEVMPQNGVVPSAREGHTLCVVKGKLYLFGGVDSPQAGECLPGVYCFDIVSLTWERLATGGVSLRTIRHSSVSVGDNIYVYGGLLDGVPTDDLMVFNTVSLNWTPVKTTGTLPSARYNHTFAVVSEQVFMFGGCAEDGCYYKDVHVLNTETLVWQRYGVKGESPLACAGQTLTAHHDKDIYLFGGKCTSQDGTVTSTNEIHKLSIAKMKWKVPLYVGIPPARRHDHTAFILHSHVCIYVFGGKNEEQEFNDLKVMKLINPSERQPVMKQILSEFGLQGVSHGFVPTKVPNVKYELSESPSLFSVRTDAAASAQVTAQRDFSAVRDEAMDMIHKAFSMLDGEFQKLDRERSELAQSAAALQYKRESHQAHHQQQEEELQEMLERHRAQNETWLRARAEENDKERKGLCKLREEIVHEQGRLEEEQGNIQKRSEHLLSIMQQFKGM; encoded by the exons ATGCCTGTTTCTGTAGACAGAATGGCCTTAGCAAGTGGACACTGGGTTGCCAAGGAAACGAAAGGTAAACCGCCAAGCCccag GCACAGCCATGCGCTAGCTGTGGCTGGGAATATAGCTTTCCTGTTTGGAGGGGTGTCCACCATATCCCATGAG GAGGAGCAGCCAGTATATTTGAATGACTTCTACATGCTCACAG TTTCAGCCACTCACATCACATGGGAGGTGATGCCACAGAATGGGGTTGTACCCTCAGCAAGAGAAGGACACACACTTTG TGTGGTTAAAGGCAAGCTCTACCTGTTTGGAGGAGTGGACAGTCCGCAGGCTGGAGAATGTCTTCCTGGAGTCTACTGCTTTGACATAG TGTCATTGACGTGGGAGCGGCTTGCCACAGGGGGTGTGTCTCTTAGAACCATCAGACACAGTTCCGTCTCCGTGGGAGACAACATTTATGTCTACGGTGGGCTCCTAGATGGTGTCCCCACTGATGACCTCATGGTGTTCAACACAG TCTCTCTGAACTGGACCCCAGTCAAGACCACTGGCACTCTGCCATCTGCAAG ATACAACCACACGTTTGCTGTAGTCAGTGAGCAGGTGTTCATGTTTGGGGGATGTGCTGAGGATGGCTGCTACTACAAAGACGTTCATGTTCTCAACACGG AAACCCTGGTGTGGCAGAGGTATGGTGTGAAGGGGGAGTCGCCCCTGGCCTGTGCAGGTCAGACCCTCACAGCACATCATGACAAG GATATTTACTTGTTTGGTGGAAAATGCACCAGTCAGGATGGAACTGTCACATCAACCAATGAAATTCATAAATTAAGCATTG CTAAGATGAAATGGAAGGTGCCTCTCTATGTGGGGATTCCTCCGGCCCGCCGTCATGACCATACAGCCTTCATCCTTCAcagccatgtgtgt ATATATGTATTTGGCGGCAAAAATGAAGAACAAGAATTCAATGACCTGAAGGTGATGAAATTGATTaacccatccgaaagacagccaG TGATGAAGCAGATTCTATCTGAGTTTGGGCTTCAGGGAGTCAGCCATGG CTTCGTGCCGACAAAGGTCCCCAATGTCAAGTATGAGCTGAGTGAGTCTCCATCTCTTTTTTCTGTGAGGACGGATGCAGCTGCCTCTGCACAG GTTACAGCCCAAAGAGACTTCAGTGCCGTCCGAGATGAGGCGATGGATATGATCCATAAAGCTTTCTCCATGCTTGATGGAGAGTTTCAGAAGCTTGACAG AGAAAGGTCAGAGCTTGCTCAGTCTGCAGCTGCTCTTCAGTACAAGAGAGAATCTCACCAAGCCCACCATCAGCAACAGGAGGAG GAACTACAGGAAATGCTTGAGCGACACAGAGCCCAGAATGAGACCTGGCTACGTGCACGGGCAGAGGAGAATGACAAGGAAAGGAAGGGGCTGTGTAAACTCAGG GAGGAGATTGTGCACGAGCAGGGGAGACTGGAAGAGGAGCAGGGAAACATCCAGAAACGCAGCGAACATCTCCTATCCATCATGCAACAGTTTAAAGGCATGTAA
- the zmp:0000001301 gene encoding tip elongation aberrant protein 1 isoform X2, whose protein sequence is MPVSVDRMALASGHWVAKETKGKPPSPRHSHALAVAGNIAFLFGGVSTISHEEEQPVYLNDFYMLTVSATHITWEVMPQNGVVPSAREGHTLCVVKGKLYLFGGVDSPQAGECLPGVYCFDIVSLTWERLATGGVSLRTIRHSSVSVGDNIYVYGGLLDGVPTDDLMVFNTVSLNWTPVKTTGTLPSARYNHTFAVVSEQVFMFGGCAEDGCYYKDVHVLNTETLVWQRYGVKGESPLACAGQTLTAHHDKDIYLFGGKCTSQDGTVTSTNEIHKLSIAKMKWKVPLYVGIPPARRHDHTAFILHSHIYVFGGKNEEQEFNDLKVMKLINPSERQPVMKQILSEFGLQGVSHGFVPTKVPNVKYELSESPSLFSVRTDAAASAQVTAQRDFSAVRDEAMDMIHKAFSMLDGEFQKLDRERSELAQSAAALQYKRESHQAHHQQQEEELQEMLERHRAQNETWLRARAEENDKERKGLCKLREEIVHEQGRLEEEQGNIQKRSEHLLSIMQQFKGM, encoded by the exons ATGCCTGTTTCTGTAGACAGAATGGCCTTAGCAAGTGGACACTGGGTTGCCAAGGAAACGAAAGGTAAACCGCCAAGCCccag GCACAGCCATGCGCTAGCTGTGGCTGGGAATATAGCTTTCCTGTTTGGAGGGGTGTCCACCATATCCCATGAG GAGGAGCAGCCAGTATATTTGAATGACTTCTACATGCTCACAG TTTCAGCCACTCACATCACATGGGAGGTGATGCCACAGAATGGGGTTGTACCCTCAGCAAGAGAAGGACACACACTTTG TGTGGTTAAAGGCAAGCTCTACCTGTTTGGAGGAGTGGACAGTCCGCAGGCTGGAGAATGTCTTCCTGGAGTCTACTGCTTTGACATAG TGTCATTGACGTGGGAGCGGCTTGCCACAGGGGGTGTGTCTCTTAGAACCATCAGACACAGTTCCGTCTCCGTGGGAGACAACATTTATGTCTACGGTGGGCTCCTAGATGGTGTCCCCACTGATGACCTCATGGTGTTCAACACAG TCTCTCTGAACTGGACCCCAGTCAAGACCACTGGCACTCTGCCATCTGCAAG ATACAACCACACGTTTGCTGTAGTCAGTGAGCAGGTGTTCATGTTTGGGGGATGTGCTGAGGATGGCTGCTACTACAAAGACGTTCATGTTCTCAACACGG AAACCCTGGTGTGGCAGAGGTATGGTGTGAAGGGGGAGTCGCCCCTGGCCTGTGCAGGTCAGACCCTCACAGCACATCATGACAAG GATATTTACTTGTTTGGTGGAAAATGCACCAGTCAGGATGGAACTGTCACATCAACCAATGAAATTCATAAATTAAGCATTG CTAAGATGAAATGGAAGGTGCCTCTCTATGTGGGGATTCCTCCGGCCCGCCGTCATGACCATACAGCCTTCATCCTTCAcagccat ATATATGTATTTGGCGGCAAAAATGAAGAACAAGAATTCAATGACCTGAAGGTGATGAAATTGATTaacccatccgaaagacagccaG TGATGAAGCAGATTCTATCTGAGTTTGGGCTTCAGGGAGTCAGCCATGG CTTCGTGCCGACAAAGGTCCCCAATGTCAAGTATGAGCTGAGTGAGTCTCCATCTCTTTTTTCTGTGAGGACGGATGCAGCTGCCTCTGCACAG GTTACAGCCCAAAGAGACTTCAGTGCCGTCCGAGATGAGGCGATGGATATGATCCATAAAGCTTTCTCCATGCTTGATGGAGAGTTTCAGAAGCTTGACAG AGAAAGGTCAGAGCTTGCTCAGTCTGCAGCTGCTCTTCAGTACAAGAGAGAATCTCACCAAGCCCACCATCAGCAACAGGAGGAG GAACTACAGGAAATGCTTGAGCGACACAGAGCCCAGAATGAGACCTGGCTACGTGCACGGGCAGAGGAGAATGACAAGGAAAGGAAGGGGCTGTGTAAACTCAGG GAGGAGATTGTGCACGAGCAGGGGAGACTGGAAGAGGAGCAGGGAAACATCCAGAAACGCAGCGAACATCTCCTATCCATCATGCAACAGTTTAAAGGCATGTAA
- the zmp:0000001301 gene encoding rab9 effector protein with kelch motifs isoform X4, whose protein sequence is MLTVSATHITWEVMPQNGVVPSAREGHTLCVVKGKLYLFGGVDSPQAGECLPGVYCFDIVSLTWERLATGGVSLRTIRHSSVSVGDNIYVYGGLLDGVPTDDLMVFNTVSLNWTPVKTTGTLPSARYNHTFAVVSEQVFMFGGCAEDGCYYKDVHVLNTETLVWQRYGVKGESPLACAGQTLTAHHDKDIYLFGGKCTSQDGTVTSTNEIHKLSIAKMKWKVPLYVGIPPARRHDHTAFILHSHVCIYVFGGKNEEQEFNDLKVMKLINPSERQPVMKQILSEFGLQGVSHGFVPTKVPNVKYELSESPSLFSVRTDAAASAQVTAQRDFSAVRDEAMDMIHKAFSMLDGEFQKLDRERSELAQSAAALQYKRESHQAHHQQQEEELQEMLERHRAQNETWLRARAEENDKERKGLCKLREEIVHEQGRLEEEQGNIQKRSEHLLSIMQQFKGM, encoded by the exons ATGCTCACAG TTTCAGCCACTCACATCACATGGGAGGTGATGCCACAGAATGGGGTTGTACCCTCAGCAAGAGAAGGACACACACTTTG TGTGGTTAAAGGCAAGCTCTACCTGTTTGGAGGAGTGGACAGTCCGCAGGCTGGAGAATGTCTTCCTGGAGTCTACTGCTTTGACATAG TGTCATTGACGTGGGAGCGGCTTGCCACAGGGGGTGTGTCTCTTAGAACCATCAGACACAGTTCCGTCTCCGTGGGAGACAACATTTATGTCTACGGTGGGCTCCTAGATGGTGTCCCCACTGATGACCTCATGGTGTTCAACACAG TCTCTCTGAACTGGACCCCAGTCAAGACCACTGGCACTCTGCCATCTGCAAG ATACAACCACACGTTTGCTGTAGTCAGTGAGCAGGTGTTCATGTTTGGGGGATGTGCTGAGGATGGCTGCTACTACAAAGACGTTCATGTTCTCAACACGG AAACCCTGGTGTGGCAGAGGTATGGTGTGAAGGGGGAGTCGCCCCTGGCCTGTGCAGGTCAGACCCTCACAGCACATCATGACAAG GATATTTACTTGTTTGGTGGAAAATGCACCAGTCAGGATGGAACTGTCACATCAACCAATGAAATTCATAAATTAAGCATTG CTAAGATGAAATGGAAGGTGCCTCTCTATGTGGGGATTCCTCCGGCCCGCCGTCATGACCATACAGCCTTCATCCTTCAcagccatgtgtgt ATATATGTATTTGGCGGCAAAAATGAAGAACAAGAATTCAATGACCTGAAGGTGATGAAATTGATTaacccatccgaaagacagccaG TGATGAAGCAGATTCTATCTGAGTTTGGGCTTCAGGGAGTCAGCCATGG CTTCGTGCCGACAAAGGTCCCCAATGTCAAGTATGAGCTGAGTGAGTCTCCATCTCTTTTTTCTGTGAGGACGGATGCAGCTGCCTCTGCACAG GTTACAGCCCAAAGAGACTTCAGTGCCGTCCGAGATGAGGCGATGGATATGATCCATAAAGCTTTCTCCATGCTTGATGGAGAGTTTCAGAAGCTTGACAG AGAAAGGTCAGAGCTTGCTCAGTCTGCAGCTGCTCTTCAGTACAAGAGAGAATCTCACCAAGCCCACCATCAGCAACAGGAGGAG GAACTACAGGAAATGCTTGAGCGACACAGAGCCCAGAATGAGACCTGGCTACGTGCACGGGCAGAGGAGAATGACAAGGAAAGGAAGGGGCTGTGTAAACTCAGG GAGGAGATTGTGCACGAGCAGGGGAGACTGGAAGAGGAGCAGGGAAACATCCAGAAACGCAGCGAACATCTCCTATCCATCATGCAACAGTTTAAAGGCATGTAA
- the zmp:0000001301 gene encoding rab9 effector protein with kelch motifs isoform X5, whose product MGGDATEWGCTLSKRRTHTLIYSPCLRSVVKGKLYLFGGVDSPQAGECLPGVYCFDIVSLTWERLATGGVSLRTIRHSSVSVGDNIYVYGGLLDGVPTDDLMVFNTVSLNWTPVKTTGTLPSARYNHTFAVVSEQVFMFGGCAEDGCYYKDVHVLNTETLVWQRYGVKGESPLACAGQTLTAHHDKDIYLFGGKCTSQDGTVTSTNEIHKLSIAKMKWKVPLYVGIPPARRHDHTAFILHSHVCIYVFGGKNEEQEFNDLKVMKLINPSERQPVMKQILSEFGLQGVSHGFVPTKVPNVKYELSESPSLFSVRTDAAASAQVTAQRDFSAVRDEAMDMIHKAFSMLDGEFQKLDRERSELAQSAAALQYKRESHQAHHQQQEEELQEMLERHRAQNETWLRARAEENDKERKGLCKLREEIVHEQGRLEEEQGNIQKRSEHLLSIMQQFKGM is encoded by the exons ATGGGAGGTGATGCCACAGAATGGGGTTGTACCCTCAGCAAGAGAAGGACACACACTTTG atatattcTCCCTGCCTCCGCAGTGTGGTTAAAGGCAAGCTCTACCTGTTTGGAGGAGTGGACAGTCCGCAGGCTGGAGAATGTCTTCCTGGAGTCTACTGCTTTGACATAG TGTCATTGACGTGGGAGCGGCTTGCCACAGGGGGTGTGTCTCTTAGAACCATCAGACACAGTTCCGTCTCCGTGGGAGACAACATTTATGTCTACGGTGGGCTCCTAGATGGTGTCCCCACTGATGACCTCATGGTGTTCAACACAG TCTCTCTGAACTGGACCCCAGTCAAGACCACTGGCACTCTGCCATCTGCAAG ATACAACCACACGTTTGCTGTAGTCAGTGAGCAGGTGTTCATGTTTGGGGGATGTGCTGAGGATGGCTGCTACTACAAAGACGTTCATGTTCTCAACACGG AAACCCTGGTGTGGCAGAGGTATGGTGTGAAGGGGGAGTCGCCCCTGGCCTGTGCAGGTCAGACCCTCACAGCACATCATGACAAG GATATTTACTTGTTTGGTGGAAAATGCACCAGTCAGGATGGAACTGTCACATCAACCAATGAAATTCATAAATTAAGCATTG CTAAGATGAAATGGAAGGTGCCTCTCTATGTGGGGATTCCTCCGGCCCGCCGTCATGACCATACAGCCTTCATCCTTCAcagccatgtgtgt ATATATGTATTTGGCGGCAAAAATGAAGAACAAGAATTCAATGACCTGAAGGTGATGAAATTGATTaacccatccgaaagacagccaG TGATGAAGCAGATTCTATCTGAGTTTGGGCTTCAGGGAGTCAGCCATGG CTTCGTGCCGACAAAGGTCCCCAATGTCAAGTATGAGCTGAGTGAGTCTCCATCTCTTTTTTCTGTGAGGACGGATGCAGCTGCCTCTGCACAG GTTACAGCCCAAAGAGACTTCAGTGCCGTCCGAGATGAGGCGATGGATATGATCCATAAAGCTTTCTCCATGCTTGATGGAGAGTTTCAGAAGCTTGACAG AGAAAGGTCAGAGCTTGCTCAGTCTGCAGCTGCTCTTCAGTACAAGAGAGAATCTCACCAAGCCCACCATCAGCAACAGGAGGAG GAACTACAGGAAATGCTTGAGCGACACAGAGCCCAGAATGAGACCTGGCTACGTGCACGGGCAGAGGAGAATGACAAGGAAAGGAAGGGGCTGTGTAAACTCAGG GAGGAGATTGTGCACGAGCAGGGGAGACTGGAAGAGGAGCAGGGAAACATCCAGAAACGCAGCGAACATCTCCTATCCATCATGCAACAGTTTAAAGGCATGTAA
- the LOC110537015 gene encoding hippocampus abundant transcript 1 protein, with translation MTPGEKDQQGTNRIVLVKKIIMKDGPTPGHGIGRPSVSHAVVVIFLEFFAWGLLTTPMLTVLHETFPQHTFLMNGLIQGVKGLLSFMSAPLIGALSDVWGRRSFLLVTVFFTCAPIPLMRLSPWWYFAAISMSGAFSVTFSVIFAYVSDVTEEHERSTAYGLVSATFAASLVTSPAIGAYLSACYGDNLVVLVATLVALADICFILLAVPESLPEKMRLNTWGAPITWEQADPFQSMRKVGKDPTVLLICITVFLSYLPEAGQYSSFFLYLRQVINFSSATIAVFIGVVGILSIIAQTLILTVLMRTIGNKNTVLLGLGFQILQLAWYGFGSEPWMMWAAGAVAAMSSITFPAVSALVSRSADPDKQGLVQGMITGIRGLCNGLGPALYGLIFFMFNVELNTIDPIQGEYPIDPLPVNPPTEKSLIPGPPFLLGSCTVVVAFLVALFIPENTEPPVVTCADAKDTSMLAGVHINTPLPGSDEDTPAPTSDEDFEPLLQDSVV, from the exons ATGACTCCGGGAGAGAAAGATCAACAGGGTACCAACCGTATAGTGTTGGTCAAGAAAATTATCATGAAAGATGGGCCCACG CCGGGCCATGGCATTGGCAGACCCAGTGTCTCCCATGCTGTTGTGGTCATCTTCCTGGAGTTCTTTGCCTGGGGTCTCCTCACCACTCCCATGCTGACT GTTTTACATGAAACGTTTCCACAGCACACATTTCTGATGAATGGCCTTATTCAAGGTGTGAAG GGCCTCCTGTCCTTCATGAGCGCCCCTCTGATTGGTGCCCTGTCAGATGTGTGGGGCAGGCGGTCCTTCCTATTGGTCACTGTGTTCTTCACCTGTGCCCCCATCCCGCTCATGAGACTCAGTCCCTG GTGGTACTTTGCAGCGATTTCCATGTCAGGGGCTTTCTCTGTCACCTTCTCTGTCATCTTTGCTTATGTCTCTGACGTCACTGAGGAGCATGAAAGAAGCACAGCATACGGACTG GTGTCGGCTACGTTTGCAGCCAGCCTGGTGACGAGTCCAGCCATCGGGGCATACCTGTCCGCGTGTTACGGTGACAACCTGGTGGTGTTGGTGGCTACGCTGGTGGCTCTGGCAGACATCTGCTTCATCCTGCTGGCCGTGCCTGAGTCCCTACCGGAGAAGATGAGACTCAACACCTGGGGAGCACCTATCACCTGGGAGCAGGCAGACCCCTTCCAG TCGATGAGGAAAGTGGGAAAGGATCCCACAGTTCTTCTCATCTGTATAACCGTGTTCCTGTCCTACCTACCTGAGGCTGGTCAATACTCCAGTTTCTTCCTATATCTTAGACAG GTCATTAACTTTTCATCGGCAACAATCGCAGTGTTCATCGGGGTGGTTGGAATCCTCTCCATCATAGCCCAG ACACTTATTCTCACAGTCTTGATGAGAACTATTGGAAACAAGAACACGGTCCTTCTAGGACTGGGCTTCCAGATTCTACAGCTGGCCTGGTACGGCTTCGGGTCAGAACCATG gATGATGTGGGCTGCAGGTGCAGTAGCAGCCATGTCTAGTATCACCTTTCCTGCAGTGAGTGCCCTGGTGTCTCGCAGTGCAGACCCAGATAAGCAAG gTCTGGTTCAGGGGATGATCACTGGTATCCGAGGCCTGTGTAACGGTCTGGGCCCGGCGCTGTACGGACTTATCTTCTTCATGTTTAACGTAGAGCTGAACACAATCGATCCCATCCAGGGAGAGTACCCCATCGACCCTTTACCTGTTAACCCCCCGACTGAG aaatCCTTGATCCCCGGCCCTCCCTTCCTGCTGGGCTCATGCACGGTGGTGGTGGCCTTCCTGGTAGCCTTGTTTATCCCTGAGAACACCGAACCTCCTGTGGTGACCTGCGCTGATGCCAAGGATACCTCTATGCTAGCCGGCGTCCACATCAACACCCCGTTACCGGGCAGCGACGAGGACACGCCAGCCCCGACCAGCGACGAGGACTTTGAGCCCCTCCTGCAGGACAGCGTTGTATGA